One genomic window of Methanosalsum zhilinae DSM 4017 includes the following:
- a CDS encoding nucleoside 2-deoxyribosyltransferase — MKINVYLAGPLFSEAERNFNKQLKNILNKNGFNVFLPQEDAFDNSTLRDENKNLIIFENNIQGIDSSDVMVAILDGGSDVDSGTAWEVGYAYSRKVPVYGIRTDFRTLGTEGRVNLMIEKSLEYLATDVNELCREIEKWNRL; from the coding sequence TTGAAAATAAATGTATATCTTGCAGGACCGCTTTTTTCAGAAGCTGAAAGAAATTTCAATAAGCAGCTGAAAAATATTCTCAATAAAAATGGATTTAATGTATTTCTTCCCCAGGAAGATGCCTTTGATAACTCTACTCTAAGAGATGAGAATAAGAATCTGATTATTTTTGAGAATAATATTCAGGGTATAGATTCATCTGATGTAATGGTTGCTATTCTTGATGGTGGCAGTGATGTGGATTCTGGCACAGCATGGGAAGTAGGTTATGCTTATTCAAGAAAAGTTCCTGTATATGGGATAAGAACCGATTTTCGTACCCTTGGAACAGAAGGACGTGTAAATCTGATGATCGAAAAGTCACTGGAGTATCTTGCAACAGATGTAAATGAACTCTGCAGGGAGATTGAAAAGTGGAACAGATTATGA
- a CDS encoding TIGR00296 family protein, with translation MVDLLEKEEGELAVKIARKTIEHYLATGEVIDRSDFEVTSIFYEQRGVFVTLNKKGALRGCIGRPYPDLELIDAIIDSAISAATKDPRFPPVHKKEMADIVVEITVMTKPELIDIEPESIPEMISIGKHGLIIKKGYYQGLLLPQVASDHQLDEVEFLCHTCLKAGLSPHEWETGNVNIYRFEGQIFKEKVPRGNIIEESLDDSSCR, from the coding sequence ATGGTCGATCTGCTTGAAAAAGAAGAAGGAGAGCTGGCAGTTAAGATAGCCAGGAAGACAATAGAACATTATCTCGCCACAGGTGAGGTAATTGACCGGTCAGATTTTGAGGTTACATCCATCTTTTATGAACAACGGGGTGTTTTCGTAACTCTGAACAAGAAAGGAGCCTTGCGCGGATGTATCGGAAGACCGTATCCTGATCTGGAATTAATAGATGCGATCATTGACTCTGCAATATCTGCTGCTACAAAAGATCCAAGATTTCCCCCTGTACACAAAAAAGAAATGGCAGATATAGTTGTAGAGATAACAGTAATGACAAAGCCGGAGTTGATCGACATAGAACCAGAATCAATTCCTGAAATGATCTCTATTGGAAAACATGGCCTCATTATTAAAAAAGGATACTATCAGGGACTTTTGCTTCCTCAAGTCGCATCAGATCATCAATTAGATGAGGTGGAATTTCTGTGTCACACATGCCTTAAAGCCGGACTGTCTCCCCATGAATGGGAAACAGGTAATGTGAATATATACCGATTTGAAGGGCAAATATTTAAAGAAAAGGTACCCCGGGGAAATATTATTGAAGAAAGTCTGGATGATTCTTCATGCAGATAA
- the tnpB gene encoding IS200/IS605 family element RNA-guided endonuclease TnpB, with protein MLKAYKYRLYPNKNHEEMISQHIGASRFIYNWALENKIKSYEAEGNSISRFALNKMIPELKIEHVWLKNINSQSLQGATLNLDNAFTKFFREKKGFPKFKSRKNPVQSFSVPQHYKVDFENNKIKLPKIGWINAKLHRRYEGKEKTATVSRTSTGKYYISILIDDEKENPVNKSFNIDTTVGVDVGIKDFAITSIGEKIDNPKYLKNSMKRMKVLQKRLSKKKKGSANRQRAKLAVAKLHEKIANQRNDFQHKLSSKLISENQAVALETLNVSGMLKNHCLTQSIADASWSSFVKKLEYKAEWYGKTILRIGRFEPSTKICNVCGYHNGKLTLTDRKWQCPDCKTNHDRDINAAINIKKFALDKQNLIGI; from the coding sequence ATGTTGAAAGCCTATAAATATAGATTGTATCCGAATAAAAATCATGAAGAAATGATTTCACAACATATTGGTGCTAGTAGATTCATCTATAATTGGGCTTTAGAAAATAAGATAAAATCATATGAAGCAGAAGGTAATTCTATATCAAGGTTTGCATTGAACAAAATGATACCTGAATTAAAAATAGAACATGTTTGGTTGAAAAATATTAATTCTCAATCATTACAGGGAGCAACACTTAATCTTGACAATGCATTTACAAAATTTTTCAGGGAAAAGAAAGGTTTTCCTAAGTTCAAATCAAGGAAAAATCCAGTTCAATCCTTTTCTGTTCCTCAACATTACAAAGTGGATTTTGAAAATAATAAAATTAAACTACCTAAGATTGGATGGATAAATGCGAAACTACATCGTAGATATGAAGGTAAAGAGAAAACAGCAACAGTAAGTAGAACATCTACTGGAAAATACTATATTAGTATTCTCATCGATGATGAAAAAGAAAATCCTGTAAATAAATCATTCAATATTGATACAACGGTTGGTGTTGATGTTGGAATCAAAGACTTTGCCATTACTTCAATTGGTGAGAAAATTGATAATCCGAAATATCTTAAAAACTCGATGAAAAGAATGAAAGTTTTGCAGAAAAGACTTTCCAAAAAGAAAAAAGGTTCAGCTAATAGACAAAGGGCAAAATTAGCAGTAGCAAAACTCCATGAAAAAATTGCCAACCAAAGAAATGATTTTCAACATAAGTTATCCTCTAAGCTCATAAGCGAGAATCAAGCGGTAGCATTGGAAACTTTGAACGTTAGCGGTATGTTGAAAAACCACTGTCTTACACAAAGTATAGCAGATGCATCATGGAGTTCTTTCGTAAAAAAACTCGAATATAAAGCCGAATGGTACGGAAAAACCATACTCCGTATCGGAAGATTCGAGCCAAGTACAAAAATCTGTAATGTTTGTGGCTACCACAACGGAAAGTTAACACTTACAGATAGAAAATGGCAATGTCCCGATTGTAAAACCAATCACGACAGAGATATTAATGCCGCTATTAATATCAAAAAGTTTGCTTTAGATAAGCAGAACTTAATAGGTATTTAG
- a CDS encoding phosphoglycerate kinase has product MRDTLTVKEFLTIDDFDLDGKTVLMRVDLNSPMDPEGNILDDLRLKSHIPTITELSSSKLVIVAHQSRPGKDDFTTMKPHSLKLSDFLDRRVTYIDDIFGTYARTTISNMKKGDIVLLENVRFYSEETLERSASAHSKSHMVTKLAPLLDVYLNDAFAVSHRSHLSLMGFTEVLPSGAGRLMEKEILALDKGIKGSGHPNIFVLGGAKVDDSLKVAESVLKAGNVDRVLLTGIVGMVMLAADDVDIGKVNMEFIETQGYIDQIEKAKELLKNFNGQIAYPTDVALNDNEKRIEVDVDELKEQNLPIHDIGLETIVSFSREIEKANTVVLNGPAGVSEVEEFALGTQEIIKAATKAKYSIAGGGHIAAEVRNYGYQDLFSHLSTGGGACIDYLAGEKLPGIEAIKKSASSK; this is encoded by the coding sequence ATGAGGGATACGTTGACTGTAAAAGAGTTTCTGACAATTGATGATTTTGACCTGGATGGAAAAACGGTCCTGATGAGAGTTGATCTTAATTCTCCCATGGATCCGGAAGGAAATATTTTAGATGATCTTAGACTAAAAAGTCATATACCAACAATCACCGAGCTTAGTAGCTCAAAACTGGTTATTGTAGCGCATCAGAGCAGGCCAGGTAAAGATGACTTCACTACTATGAAACCACACTCTTTAAAGCTATCTGATTTTCTTGATCGAAGGGTCACTTATATTGATGATATCTTTGGAACCTATGCCCGAACAACCATATCCAATATGAAAAAAGGGGATATTGTTCTTCTTGAGAACGTAAGGTTTTATTCTGAGGAAACACTTGAAAGGTCTGCTTCTGCTCATTCAAAATCACATATGGTCACAAAACTTGCCCCTCTGCTGGATGTATATCTCAATGACGCTTTTGCAGTTTCTCATAGATCTCATCTATCATTAATGGGTTTTACCGAAGTCCTTCCAAGCGGCGCTGGCCGCCTGATGGAAAAGGAAATCCTGGCCCTTGATAAGGGTATAAAAGGCAGTGGACATCCAAACATTTTTGTTCTTGGAGGAGCAAAAGTTGATGACTCTCTAAAGGTTGCAGAAAGTGTTCTAAAGGCAGGGAATGTTGATAGAGTACTACTTACTGGAATAGTTGGTATGGTAATGCTTGCAGCAGATGATGTGGATATTGGGAAAGTAAATATGGAATTTATTGAAACACAGGGTTATATTGATCAGATCGAAAAAGCAAAAGAGCTGCTGAAGAACTTCAATGGACAAATTGCCTATCCCACCGATGTAGCACTCAATGATAATGAAAAACGCATAGAAGTCGATGTTGATGAACTAAAGGAGCAGAATCTGCCAATTCACGACATCGGGCTGGAAACCATTGTTTCATTTTCCAGAGAAATAGAAAAAGCAAATACTGTTGTTCTTAACGGACCTGCTGGAGTATCTGAAGTTGAGGAATTTGCACTCGGTACCCAGGAAATAATCAAAGCTGCCACCAAAGCTAAATATTCTATTGCAGGGGGAGGACATATTGCAGCAGAAGTTAGAAATTATGGCTATCAGGATCTTTTCTCTCATCTGAGTACAGGCGGAGGAGCATGTATTGATTACCTGGCAGGTGAAAAACTCCCTGGTATTGAGGCAATAAAAAAATCCGCATCCAGTAAATAA
- a CDS encoding phosphotransacetylase family protein, which yields MVSLLISSSEEYSGKSSFCAGLGIIFKKMGYSVGYMKPIGNLLVDVDGVLSDQDAEDMRTILGFEDDRKYVTPVLLTDSLISDALGGIDRGLDKKLEEAHSVISKDRDIVLIEGTGDVGGGAMYGLSDPQVASKLGVKMLLITRYDSIFAVDRILCDLKIISPQEILMGVILNEVPETEMDYISEMVIPFLHSQNINVFGSIPLDSTLRSIPISDIVEYLHAEVLTGAGHLNDLVDNYLVGAMEVNSAIKYFRRFPNNAVITGGDRSTIQLAAIEAKSRCLILTGGLRPSQAVLASAEEANIPVLLVRGDTMSTIERIEDLIGHARIKQKAKLQKIVELIEQNIDVENLLQDLNLK from the coding sequence GTGGTATCATTATTGATAAGCTCTTCAGAGGAATATTCAGGGAAAAGTTCATTTTGTGCAGGACTTGGGATCATATTTAAAAAAATGGGATATTCAGTTGGATATATGAAACCTATCGGAAATCTGCTGGTCGATGTAGATGGGGTACTATCTGACCAGGATGCTGAAGATATGCGCACGATACTGGGATTTGAAGATGATCGCAAGTATGTAACACCTGTTCTGTTAACAGATAGCCTTATCAGCGATGCCCTGGGAGGAATCGACCGAGGCCTTGATAAAAAACTGGAAGAAGCCCATTCAGTGATTTCAAAAGACAGGGATATTGTACTAATAGAAGGAACAGGTGATGTCGGAGGAGGGGCCATGTACGGCTTATCTGATCCTCAGGTTGCTTCAAAACTTGGAGTGAAAATGCTACTGATCACTCGATATGACTCAATTTTTGCAGTCGACAGAATACTCTGTGACCTGAAGATAATCTCTCCGCAAGAAATACTCATGGGAGTTATCCTTAACGAAGTCCCGGAAACAGAAATGGACTATATAAGCGAAATGGTAATCCCGTTCCTTCATTCACAAAATATAAACGTTTTTGGATCAATACCCCTTGATTCAACTCTGCGCTCGATCCCTATTTCAGATATCGTTGAATACCTTCATGCTGAAGTTTTAACCGGGGCCGGTCATCTGAATGATCTTGTAGATAATTATCTGGTAGGAGCAATGGAAGTAAATTCTGCAATCAAATATTTCCGCAGATTCCCAAACAATGCAGTAATCACAGGTGGGGACAGATCAACAATTCAGCTGGCCGCAATCGAAGCAAAATCCAGATGTCTGATCCTTACAGGTGGACTGCGACCAAGCCAGGCAGTCCTTGCCAGTGCTGAAGAAGCAAACATACCTGTGCTTCTTGTAAGGGGAGACACAATGAGCACAATTGAGAGAATAGAAGATCTCATTGGTCATGCAAGAATAAAACAAAAAGCCAAACTCCAAAAAATTGTAGAACTTATCGAACAAAATATTGATGTAGAAAATCTTCTTCAGGATCTTAATTTAAAATAA
- the acs gene encoding acetate--CoA ligase alpha subunit, translating into MLEKMFNPDSVAVIGASRNKEKVGYAVLHNLIESYKGKIFPINPEADEILGIKTYSSIEDIPLDENVDLAVIVVPAKLVPGIMENCGKSGIKNIIIISAGFKETGIEGARLERKCVRIAKKYDIRFLGPNCLGIIDTSSDLNASFSAVMAKKGNIALISQSGAICTSALDWADNRNVGFSKFISLGNKADLAENDFLSDLIDDSSTDVVAAYLEGVKDGPGFIEMSRRVSKAKPLIVVKAGRTAAGSKAVSSHTGTLAGSDEAYDAAFVQGGVIRADSLEDLLEYSRAFSMYDIPQGDDIAIITNAGGLGILTADECQRQDLSLAGFEEKTIDELKEKLPPAANIYNPVDVLGDADPDTYEYALNTVLEDENVDGIILLISPQAMTDIENISSRVAKIIQSATKPVLCSFVGGTKISAGEKILTGSGIPNYTFPERAVASMRALSSYRKIRKKEYHSPPVIEADRDTVARIIEKAQEKKQRTLGLEAFDILKAYNIPVVEKEIAKTLPETIEACESIGYPVAMKILSPEITHKSDVGGIRLNLTSRADVEKAYDTMISSVRRYMPHATINGVQIQRMIEGGREVIIGMNRDVQFGPLIMFGLGGTYVEFLKDVTFGLAPLTENEANHIVSSIRTYPLLAGVRGEKPHDIGCIIDTLLRISQLSLDFPQILEFEVNPLVVMDEGKGCTAIDMRLTLRES; encoded by the coding sequence ATGTTAGAGAAAATGTTCAATCCGGATTCAGTAGCTGTTATTGGTGCATCAAGAAATAAAGAAAAAGTAGGATATGCTGTACTGCACAACCTTATTGAGAGCTATAAAGGAAAAATATTTCCGATCAATCCAGAAGCAGATGAAATACTGGGAATAAAGACTTATTCGAGTATTGAAGACATACCATTAGATGAAAACGTAGACCTTGCTGTAATTGTTGTCCCGGCAAAACTTGTACCGGGTATAATGGAAAATTGCGGTAAGTCAGGAATAAAAAATATTATAATAATTTCTGCAGGTTTCAAGGAAACTGGTATTGAGGGAGCCAGACTTGAACGAAAGTGTGTCAGGATCGCAAAAAAATACGACATCAGATTCCTTGGTCCAAATTGCCTGGGAATCATTGATACATCCTCTGATTTGAATGCATCATTCTCTGCAGTGATGGCAAAAAAAGGAAATATCGCATTAATATCACAATCCGGTGCAATCTGTACATCCGCCCTTGATTGGGCAGATAACAGGAATGTCGGGTTTTCAAAATTTATAAGTCTTGGAAACAAAGCCGATCTGGCTGAAAATGATTTTTTGTCAGACCTTATAGATGACAGCAGTACAGATGTGGTTGCTGCATATCTGGAGGGGGTTAAGGACGGTCCGGGATTTATTGAAATGTCACGTCGGGTTTCGAAGGCAAAACCTCTCATTGTTGTAAAAGCTGGCAGAACAGCAGCAGGTTCAAAGGCAGTATCTTCCCATACCGGTACACTTGCAGGGTCCGATGAAGCATATGATGCAGCTTTTGTACAGGGGGGAGTTATAAGGGCAGACAGCCTTGAAGATCTGCTGGAATATTCCAGAGCGTTTTCGATGTATGATATTCCACAGGGAGATGATATTGCCATAATTACCAATGCTGGAGGACTTGGAATCTTAACTGCTGATGAATGTCAGCGTCAGGATCTGTCACTGGCTGGTTTTGAAGAAAAAACGATTGATGAACTAAAGGAAAAATTACCACCTGCTGCAAATATATATAATCCGGTGGATGTTCTGGGAGATGCGGATCCGGACACATATGAATATGCACTCAACACGGTATTAGAAGATGAAAATGTAGATGGCATAATACTTCTAATATCTCCACAGGCCATGACAGACATTGAGAATATCTCATCAAGAGTGGCTAAAATAATACAATCGGCTACCAAGCCAGTTCTATGCAGTTTTGTTGGAGGAACCAAAATATCTGCTGGGGAGAAGATTTTGACTGGTTCAGGAATACCAAACTATACATTTCCTGAAAGAGCAGTTGCAAGTATGCGCGCACTTTCATCATACAGAAAAATAAGAAAAAAAGAATATCATTCCCCACCTGTAATAGAGGCTGATAGAGATACTGTAGCCCGAATCATAGAAAAAGCACAGGAAAAAAAGCAACGAACTCTGGGACTTGAAGCATTTGATATTCTAAAAGCATATAATATTCCGGTAGTTGAAAAGGAAATTGCAAAAACGCTTCCTGAAACTATAGAGGCCTGTGAATCAATCGGTTATCCGGTAGCAATGAAGATATTATCTCCCGAAATAACACATAAGTCAGATGTTGGTGGGATTCGACTCAACCTGACCAGTAGAGCAGATGTAGAAAAGGCATATGATACAATGATTTCTTCTGTCCGGCGATATATGCCCCATGCTACTATCAATGGAGTACAGATACAGAGGATGATAGAAGGTGGAAGAGAAGTAATAATTGGTATGAACAGAGACGTCCAGTTTGGTCCCCTTATCATGTTCGGGCTTGGAGGAACATATGTGGAGTTCCTGAAAGATGTGACTTTTGGTCTTGCACCACTTACAGAAAATGAAGCAAATCATATTGTCTCATCGATAAGAACATATCCATTGCTTGCAGGTGTCAGAGGAGAAAAACCTCATGATATTGGCTGCATAATTGATACGCTTTTACGAATATCCCAGCTATCACTTGATTTTCCCCAAATACTTGAATTCGAAGTAAATCCTCTGGTAGTTATGGATGAGGGAAAAGGATGTACTGCTATTGACATGAGGCTTACATTAAGGGAAAGTTAA
- a CDS encoding flavodoxin family protein, translated as MKILGISGSPTENGNNEKLIDHVLKIAESRDFETEKVLLSSNKIEPCNACDVCRDQESCPIDDDMESVYGKLKEADAIIVSSPVYFGSMTAQLKALFDRSVLLRRNGFVLNNRPGAALSVGGSRNGGQEKVIQTIHDWMHIHGMIVIGDGGHFGGIVQKPVENDEVGMKTVEDTINKMCDVLEMLNR; from the coding sequence ATGAAAATACTAGGAATTTCCGGAAGTCCAACTGAAAACGGCAATAATGAAAAATTAATTGACCATGTTCTTAAAATTGCAGAGTCCAGAGACTTTGAAACTGAAAAAGTACTGTTATCTTCAAATAAGATCGAACCTTGTAATGCATGTGATGTGTGCAGAGATCAGGAAAGCTGTCCGATTGATGATGACATGGAAAGTGTTTATGGCAAGCTGAAAGAAGCGGATGCAATAATAGTTTCGTCTCCTGTATATTTTGGTAGTATGACAGCACAGCTAAAGGCGCTTTTTGATAGAAGTGTACTTCTTAGAAGGAATGGATTCGTGCTTAATAACAGACCCGGCGCTGCGCTTTCAGTTGGAGGATCTCGAAACGGTGGGCAGGAAAAAGTGATTCAGACAATTCATGACTGGATGCATATCCACGGAATGATTGTTATAGGTGATGGGGGACATTTTGGAGGAATTGTACAGAAACCTGTAGAAAATGATGAAGTAGGGATGAAAACCGTTGAAGATACCATTAATAAGATGTGTGACGTTCTTGAGATGCTTAATCGCTGA
- a CDS encoding PQQ-dependent sugar dehydrogenase translates to MNGLIRKRIIFLILVISILIFGFLLWNAFISDRQTDIQKLNDYHGAVMDETVDVPLVSLVATDLKIPWDLDFMPDGSIIFTEREGNLRLVDNNGGLLDEPLLVVSDVEHTGEGGLLGVTLHPEFDTNGYIYLYYTYSDSGSGLTNRVVRYQMLDLNIHNMTIILDGIPGANIHNGGRIKFGPDGHLYITTGDAGIADFAQDVDSLAGKILRIKEDGSVPEDNPFSGSPVFSLGHRNPQGLVWDSDKRLWSTEHGATGNDELNLIEAGKNYGWPLIEGSETAPGLESPVIHSDRNTWAPSGADYFEGSVYFGGLRGQSLYEARIYQTPPDLIIHFDGEFGRLRGVVSGPDGYLYIFTSNRDGRGVPLSHDDQIIRVNPQKIHDPF, encoded by the coding sequence GTGAATGGTTTGATCCGAAAAAGGATAATTTTCTTGATCCTGGTTATTTCTATTCTCATATTCGGATTCCTTCTGTGGAATGCATTTATTTCAGACCGCCAGACAGATATTCAGAAACTGAATGATTATCATGGTGCCGTTATGGACGAGACTGTTGATGTGCCATTGGTAAGTCTGGTTGCAACTGATCTGAAAATCCCCTGGGATCTTGATTTCATGCCTGATGGGAGCATCATTTTTACCGAAAGGGAAGGTAATTTGAGACTAGTAGATAATAATGGTGGACTTTTAGATGAACCGCTACTGGTTGTTAGTGATGTTGAGCATACAGGCGAGGGAGGTCTCCTTGGGGTGACATTACATCCGGAATTTGATACGAATGGGTATATTTATCTGTATTATACATACAGTGACTCTGGAAGTGGTCTGACTAATAGGGTGGTGAGGTATCAAATGTTGGATCTCAACATTCACAATATGACTATAATATTGGATGGCATCCCGGGAGCAAATATACATAATGGTGGAAGAATTAAGTTCGGGCCAGATGGGCATTTGTATATTACTACAGGCGATGCCGGAATCGCAGACTTTGCACAGGATGTGGATTCTCTTGCCGGAAAAATTTTGCGCATAAAAGAAGATGGCAGTGTTCCAGAAGACAATCCGTTTTCCGGATCCCCTGTATTTTCACTTGGACACCGTAACCCTCAGGGTCTTGTATGGGATAGTGACAAAAGATTGTGGTCAACAGAACACGGTGCAACAGGAAATGATGAACTTAATTTAATAGAAGCCGGTAAAAATTATGGATGGCCTCTAATTGAAGGGTCTGAAACTGCTCCCGGACTTGAATCTCCCGTAATTCATAGTGACAGGAATACATGGGCACCTTCAGGTGCAGACTACTTTGAAGGTTCAGTTTATTTTGGAGGTCTCAGAGGTCAGAGCCTTTATGAAGCAAGGATATATCAAACCCCGCCTGACTTGATTATACATTTTGATGGGGAGTTTGGACGGCTAAGAGGTGTGGTCAGTGGACCTGATGGTTATCTGTATATCTTCACAAGTAATCGTGATGGCCGTGGAGTTCCTCTATCACATGATGATCAGATAATACGTGTGAATCCTCAAAAAATACACGACCCATTTTAA
- a CDS encoding ACT domain-containing protein, whose amino-acid sequence MTSNRYVITVIGTDRVGIVASITKVMADFNVNIVDISQTTMSGLFTMIMLAENLDEDFDLLSFQKAMDEEGKNLGVEVKVQNEDVFRYMHRI is encoded by the coding sequence ATGACATCAAACCGTTATGTGATCACAGTTATTGGTACAGACAGGGTAGGTATTGTTGCCAGCATTACTAAGGTGATGGCTGACTTTAATGTCAATATTGTGGATATTAGTCAGACAACAATGTCAGGTTTGTTTACAATGATAATGCTTGCAGAAAATCTGGATGAAGATTTTGATCTTTTATCATTTCAAAAAGCTATGGATGAAGAAGGGAAGAATCTTGGGGTCGAAGTGAAAGTGCAGAACGAAGATGTTTTTCGATATATGCACAGGATATGA